The Bradyrhizobium sp. CCBAU 051011 DNA segment GAAAGATTCGCGGGACGGGCAGGTCGGGATCTGCTGTAGCGAGGTGAAGCAGAGCTTCGGTCTGCAGGTTGGTCACCGCGCGGTCTTCCGCGGGATTGGCGATCTTCAGGACATATTCGCGGCCACTCAGTGAGCGCAGCCGAAAATTCTGGTCGCGCTCGCTGTCGAGCCGGTGCACGGCGGCGATCAGGCCGAAGTGCTCGGCCGCCAGCCGTTGCGCCTGCGCTTCCGGCACGGCGGACGCCGCGCGGAGGCCGTCGATCGAATGCGCGGGGGCAGTCGCAGGAGAAGAGTCCGGCGCGACAACATCAGTTTGTATCATCGCGCTCAGTAGCCCCGTTCGCGGTCGATGGAGTGCGGCGGGCGCCGGCCGGCGCGTATCGCTTCCGCAGTCGCGCGAAACGTCGCGCCGATCGCTTCGACGCTGACTTCGCAGGCGTCGTGCGGGGTGACGACAATGCGCGGATGCCGCCAGAACGGATGCCGCGGCGCCAGCGGCTCGGTCGCGAAGACGTCGAGCGCAGCGCCGGCCAGCTGCCCATCCTCCAGCGCGGCAAGCAGATCGGCTTCGACCAGATGCTCACCGCGGCCGACCTGGATCAAATAGCCGCCGCGATACATCCGGGCGAACGTCTCGCGATTGAGGATGCCCCGGGTCTCCGGCGTCAGCGGCAAGAGGTTCACGAGAACCTCGGCCTGGCCGAGCATGGCATTGAGGCCCGCAGCACCGTCGAAGCCGCGGATACCCTGCGGCGCGGGCTTTGCAGTCCGGCTCCACGCCATGACCGGAAAGCCGAGTTGCGCGAGATCGGTGGCTACCGTGCGGCCAATCTCGCCAAAGCCCAAAATGCCGACCGGCACGTCCTGTGCCCGGCGCAGGGCAAGACGCTGCCAGCGTTCCTCGCGCTGCTGCGCCTGATAGGTCGCAAATCTTCGTTGATGGCCGATGACGTGCCAGGCAACGAAGCCCGACATCATCTGCGCCTGTGCGGGATCGACGACGCGGATCACCTCGACATCGGGGCGCAGGCTGGGACAGGCCAGAATGTTGTCGACGCCGGCGCCGATCGAGCAGACCGCCTGCAGATTGGGGTAGCGATCGAATGCATCGTCCGGCGGGTGCCAGGCCACCGCCAGGCGGATGTCCGTAGCGGGCCCGTTGTGCGGATGATTGACGATTTCGATGCGATCGGCGGCACGGAGGAATTGCGCGCCGAGATATCCGCGGAGATCGAGGCTCTTGCTGACGAGAACACAACGCATCGTTCAAGCAGCCCTGTTCATGCGGCCTTGGACGATGACGTTTGCCCGGGTACGGCGGAAAGCAGCTCTCGGGTGTAGGCGTGCTCGGGGGCAGCGAACAGCAGGGACGCGGATTTGAGTTCGACGATCGCGCCATGCTGCATCACGGCGATGCGGTCGCAGATCTGCGCGGCAACCCGCAGGTCGTGGGTGATGAACAGCATCGACAGGCCGAGGCGGGCCTTCAGATCCTCCAGCAGGTCCAAAACCTGCGCCTGAACGGACACGTCGAGCGCAGAGACCGCTTCGTCGGCGACCAGGATTTCCGGGTCGAGCGCCAGCGCCCGCGCGATGCCGATGCGCTGCCGCTGCCCACCTGAAAATTCATGCGGAAACCGTTCCATCGCGCCCGCATTGAGGCCGACGAGGCTGAGCAACTCACCGGCGCGCTTTCGCGCCGCCGAGGGATCGACGCCATGCGCGATCGGGCCGTCGGTGATGATGCTGCCGACCTTCCGGCGCGGGTTGAGGGAAGCGAACGGATCCTGAAACACCATCTGGATGCGGCGGCGCTGCTCGCGCAGGGTCTTGCCGCCGATCCGGGTGAGATCGACATCGCCGATACGCACGGTACCGGCATCAGGTTCGATCAGGCGCATGACGAGCCGTGCGACGGAAGATTTTCCCGAACCGGATTCTCCGACCAGACCGAGCGTCTCGCCACGAAAGATGTCGAAGCTGACGTTCTTTGCTGCCTGCACGCGGCGTTGGCTGCGGAACCAACCGCCGCCGCTCACATAGGTCTTGCCAAGGCCGACCACTTCCACCGCCTTGCTGCGGTCGAGCAGGGGTGCCCGCTGCGGCGGCTGCAGCGTCGGAACCGCGGCGAGCAGGGCGCGGGTATAGGGATGCTGCGCGCGCAGCAGCACGTCGTCGGCGGTGCCCTGTTCGACCACCTTGCCCTGCTGAAGCACGACCACGCGATCGGCAATCTCGGCGACGACGCCGAAATCGTGGGTGATGAACATGACCGCCATGTTGCGTCGGCGCTGCAGGTCGCGGATCAGTTTTAGGATTTGCGCCTGCGTCGTGACATCGAGCGCCGTGGTCGGTTCGTCCGCCACCAGCACGGCGGGCTCGAGCGCCAGCGCCATCGCGATCATCGCGCGCTGGCGCTGTCCGCCGGACAGTTGATGGGGATAGGCGCGCACCGCGCGTTCGGGATCGGGCAGGCCGA contains these protein-coding regions:
- a CDS encoding glyoxylate/hydroxypyruvate reductase A; translation: MRCVLVSKSLDLRGYLGAQFLRAADRIEIVNHPHNGPATDIRLAVAWHPPDDAFDRYPNLQAVCSIGAGVDNILACPSLRPDVEVIRVVDPAQAQMMSGFVAWHVIGHQRRFATYQAQQREERWQRLALRRAQDVPVGILGFGEIGRTVATDLAQLGFPVMAWSRTAKPAPQGIRGFDGAAGLNAMLGQAEVLVNLLPLTPETRGILNRETFARMYRGGYLIQVGRGEHLVEADLLAALEDGQLAGAALDVFATEPLAPRHPFWRHPRIVVTPHDACEVSVEAIGATFRATAEAIRAGRRPPHSIDRERGY
- a CDS encoding ABC transporter ATP-binding protein — translated: MTVVVKNLKLALPPGGDRAYAVDGVSFELSAGKILCVVGESGSGKSMCAHALMGLLPDTVRAESGEILFDGKNLLSLGAAEWLALRGRGIAMVFQEPMTALNPLMRIGDQIAEMFEAHDLLTPKERQQKALALIREVGLPDPERAVRAYPHQLSGGQRQRAMIAMALALEPAVLVADEPTTALDVTTQAQILKLIRDLQRRRNMAVMFITHDFGVVAEIADRVVVLQQGKVVEQGTADDVLLRAQHPYTRALLAAVPTLQPPQRAPLLDRSKAVEVVGLGKTYVSGGGWFRSQRRVQAAKNVSFDIFRGETLGLVGESGSGKSSVARLVMRLIEPDAGTVRIGDVDLTRIGGKTLREQRRRIQMVFQDPFASLNPRRKVGSIITDGPIAHGVDPSAARKRAGELLSLVGLNAGAMERFPHEFSGGQRQRIGIARALALDPEILVADEAVSALDVSVQAQVLDLLEDLKARLGLSMLFITHDLRVAAQICDRIAVMQHGAIVELKSASLLFAAPEHAYTRELLSAVPGQTSSSKAA